The following are encoded together in the Pleurocapsa sp. FMAR1 genome:
- a CDS encoding HNH endonuclease yields the protein MAHKQKYKCSVCGQSLFNDEALHLHHIIPRSKGGKDNINNLVLLHLFCDHKTHHQK from the coding sequence ATAGCACATAAACAAAAATATAAATGTTCTGTATGTGGTCAATCATTATTTAATGATGAAGCACTACATCTTCACCATATTATTCCAAGAAGTAAAGGTGGTAAAGACAACATTAATAATTTAGTTTTATTGCATTTATTCTGTGATCACAAAACTCACCATCAAAAATGA